In Vigna unguiculata cultivar IT97K-499-35 chromosome 3, ASM411807v1, whole genome shotgun sequence, a single genomic region encodes these proteins:
- the LOC114179163 gene encoding elongation factor 1-gamma-like, which translates to MAPLILHGGKTNKNSYKTLIAAEYAGVQVEFAPNFEMGVSNKTPQFLQMNPIGKVPVLETPDGPLCESNSIARYVARLSPDSTLYGSSLIQYAQIEQWIDFASLEINANIFVWYSPRVGRAPYLPPAEEAAISALKRALGALNTHLASNTYVVGHSVTLADIILTCNLYFGFANIFIKSFTSEFPHVERYFWTLVNQPNFRKIIGQVKQAESVPPVQSAKKPSQPKETKPKPKDEPKKEAKKEPEKPKEAAEEEAPKPKPKNPLDLLPPSPMILDEWKRLYSNTKTNFREVAIKGFWDMYDPEGYSLWFCDYKYNDENTVSFVTLNKVGGFLQRMDLARKYAFGKMLVIGSNPPFKVKGLWLFRGQEIPQFVIDECYDMELYEWTKVDISDEAQKERVNQMIEDFEPFEGEALLDAKCFK; encoded by the exons ATGGCTCCGCTG ATCCTGCATGGTggcaaaacaaacaaaaattccTACAAGACACTTATTGCAGCGGAGTACGCCGGCGTCCAAGTTGAATTTGCTCCAAATTTTGAGATGGGTGTATCCAATAAAACTCCTCAATTTCTCCAGATGAATCCTATTGGCAAG GTTCCTGTCTTGGAAACACCCGATGGTCCACTGTGTGAGAGCAATTCCATTGCTCGCTATG TTGCCCGGCTGAGCCCTGACAGCACTTTGTACGGTTCATCTTTGATTCAATAC GCCCAGATTGAACAATGGATTGATTTTGCATCACTTGAGATTAATGCCAATATTTTTGTGTGGTATTCCCCAAGAGTTGGACGAGCACCATACCTTCCTCCG GCTGAGGAGGCTGCAATTTCTGCACTAAAGAGAGCTTTGGGTGCTTTGAACACTCACCTTGCATCCAATACTTACGTGGTTGGGCATTCTGTGACCCTGGCTGACATCATATTGACATGCAATTTGTATTTTGGTTTCGCAAACATCTTTATTAAGAGCTTCACCTCTGAGTTTCCTCATGTTGAGAGATACTTTTGGACCTTGGTCAATCAACCAAATTTCCGAAAGATAATTGGGCAGGTCAAGCAGGCCGAGTCTGTTCCACCTGTTCAATCTGCAAAGAAGCCTTCCCAGCCAAAAGAAACTAAGCCTAAGCCCAAAGATGAGCCAAAGAAAGAGGCCAAAAAGGAGCCAGAAAAGCCCAAAGAAGCAGCAGAAGAAGAGGCACCTAAGCCTAAACCCAAGAATCCCCTTGATCTTCTCCCTCCAAGTCCAATGATACTGGATGAGTGGAAAAGACTGTACTCCAACACTAAAACAAACTTCAGGGAGGTTGCTATTAAAG GATTTTGGGACATGTATGATCCTGAGGGATACTCTCTCTGGTTCTGTGATTACAAATACAATGATGAAAATACTGTTTCTTTCGTGACATTGAACAAGGTTGGTGGATTTCTTCAGCGGATGGATTTGGCTCGCAAGTATGCATTTGGAAAGATGCTAGTGATTGGATCAAATCCACCCTTTAAGGTGAAGGGGCTGTGGCTTTTCCGTGGGCAAGAAATTCCGCAGTTTGTGATCGATGAATGCTATGACATGGAGCTTTACGAGTGGACGAAGGTTGACATATCTGATGAAGCTCAAAAGGAGCGTGTCAATCAGATGATAGAAGATTTCGAACCTTTTGAGGGCGAGGCTCTTCTGGATGCTAAGTGCTTTAAGTGA